Within the Rosa rugosa chromosome 2, drRosRugo1.1, whole genome shotgun sequence genome, the region TCACTGAAGATGTCAAGAATAACTTCTTGCTGTACCGGAAGCCTATTAACTTCCTATGTGTATTAGTTTCCCCATTCAATAAAATCGTACTACCATTctctaaaagaaaaaagaaaaaaaaatcctatatCCTTTGCAGTAGTCCACCGGAAACGTTCccctttccctttctttctctttctccctACTCGATCTGTTTGATCTGTACCCTTATGAAAAATGAAAGCAATCTTTCTCCGACCACCAGATTTTATGTGACACTTCCAGCCGGCATGATCTTGACGCCATCTAAGTGGCTCGCACAATTCAAGGAGTTTCAACAAAATTTGAGTAGCGTGTGTGGCGCAAGTGGGAGGAAGAGGGACATATTCTAATTTGTGTTAGCTAGTGGTTTTAATTTCTGGTATGACGTTACCTTTAATTTTATTGACTCTCAGTGTAGACTAGGAAAGGTAATGCAAGACTTATTTGGTAGGACTTTTGATCTCATAGTTTAATCATCATGGCCAGCCTCATGTTTCAGAAATTTACTGCGACATGCATAATTGGTAATTTGGGTCAAAACTGAACGGTTATCTTTAAAGAATATTGGATCATTCATTTTCTAGGGCTTTGTAGAATGCTTGGAATAATTTTGATGATTTGAATTTCTTAATATTGTTCTTTCGAATTTCTTATCCATTTTCTATGTTATTATAATTATTTATCACTGGTGAATGGCCTTACTTATTAAACCTTGGTGGCTCCACTGTTCAAGGTAACGGTGCAGCATTATGCCCTCTAGCTAGTCTAAAATCAAACAGAGGATActttgaagaagaaagacatAGGCCTTAAAAGCATGATTAAGCAAGTGAAAAAAAAGTTGTAGGTAAAACAATTTCATACGCAACTCATATGAAATTCAAGCCAGCCCTTGCGTGGATTAGTATTTTCCAAGCATAATTTGAAAGATGAGTGCCATACCTGAAACCAAATTTATCTGATTTCCTTTTAATTACACAGAAACTGCCCGAGTATGTAAAGTACCTAATAAATAAAACACATTCCCAAACGTAAATCTAGAAGAAAAATTGACAGGATGATAATCATCCAACCAACAATTGACAGGATGATAATCATCCAACCAACAGTGACGCGCCCTCACCCAAAAGTGCAAAATCTTCAGAGAGAACAGGTTGGATTTGCTCTTTTCCTCTTTACGCGTTGGTTTTCTGCCTTCCTCAATTTTATTGGGAAAATGAATAATGTAAAGTTGGGCAGGGGTAGAAAATTGTGTGTATGCATGCATGAACTTAACTGGCTAGTTCTGCCCACCACCTTTAGAAACCCACTTCTCCCACTACTAGAAAAGAGGCCTAAGGGGACACATATAATGGGGACACATGAAGGATTTGTGCCTTTAGATGAGAAATAGGGACTAAAGAAGATATGTGTCCCCATAATCAGAAAAGGGACAGATTAATTATGTGTCCCCATTCAATAAATATACCTACTGTGCACGGGCAATTGGAAGTAATATGTATTTGTTATGTGTCAATCACAATGAATCCGTATCTcgtattctctctctctctctgagtgcCGCGTTTTTGGCCATCAGTCTCTCTCCTGAGGGTCCTTTCTTCTGTTTTCAATGTATATTATTGTGTATTAAGTATACAAACGCCCGAACACTGAAAGGTTTGTACGCGCAGCAGCTGACAGAGTGAGAGTTTTCTCTCTCGGCCGGACGATACCGGAGTCCAGATCTGAAGTCAGATCAGCCTAGCCTCTTCTGACAGTATGGACAACGGTTGGTGTTTGCTGACCGGCGGGATCTGTTGTGCTGCTCTCCGACCACGGGGCAGATCTACTATCTCCGGCTCTCTACCGCTGGTTCTCTCTCTCCGAAACCCCCAAGGGTTGCAATATGTTTTGGGCTATTTATCGCTTTTACTTCTGAAAAGGTTACCCTTTTTCTCTTGAAATTAATTGCAAATATTATGGCTTTCATGACTCGAATAAAAGAAAACTCTAGTTTGGATCCATGGTTTCTGTTGTGTGGAATGGAGGTAGAAACTCTATTTTGATGAtgggttttctttttattacttTCAGGTTTCATTTTATATGTACCGTAGATTTCAAATTTATTTGGGCTGCATTTGATCTAAATGTGATTTCAAGCCAATTAACTTGAAGCAAAACCATGATTGTAGTAGATTGGATTAGGCTAGGAGATCTTGGTCGATTTCTCAGGTGATGAGGGGAAGTCTAGTGCGCTTTGGATCGGCAGTAAGGTTGAAGTTGGAGTGGTAGTGGATTCGATGGAAAGAGACCAATTTCCCTCAACACAATCGTAATCTTGATCTTTTCATTAATAAAGGGGTGCTATATTCAGATAGTTTATTTGTTTCCTTGTTTAGATATTGGTTAATATGTTGCACTGACTATATCAATTGATCAACAATGCTCTTACAATTTTGTAATCTGAAAAATTTACAGGCACAGTTGATAATGGGTGCAACTGATTATGTGAATTGAACTTGTTATTGTGTTTGTATAATTAtgtgttcaaataataaatgtATATTGAGTAATAAGTTTACCAATTTTATACACATAACGATGTTTTGATTAGATTGCTTTATTAGAGTTGAGGTTGGCATCTTAGTTTTATTTCAAATTTGTGGTTAAGGAGAATCATTGCTGAATTGATTTGGACTATGAAGAGcatcttttgtatttttatcACACAAATTCATGCCTTCATTAGAGGTCTTTTGATGAAGAATGAAGGTCGTTTGATCAAGAGCAAGAGACAAGAGATCTCATAAAATCTGCAAGTTTTAGTTCAATTGGTCTCTCCACTACTGTCCTAAGATATAGAGGATTTAGGAATAATTAAGTCTATAGTAAGCACTGGGTTTCGTTCGCTTAATATATATGTCTTTCATTGTCATATACTCTTGTTTTTAACTAGCCATTTGCTTCAGGTTTCACTTCCAATTCAGTGACCCCATCAGAGGACAACAGCATAGCATGGAGCACGGTAGAGAACTAGAGATACTAGAGACCAACTCAAGGGAGAGGGTCGAGATTGAGCAGGTCTTAAATCTTGATTTGGAAGTTATAAAGAAGGCTATTACATCTGGTAATTTACTGTTACTATCCCTGTATCCAAGTAATGACTTTGAAATTTTAGTTTGATTATTGATTTTGCTGTATAGTTGGATAGCTTGATTTTATCTTCTTTTAGCTATGTTTGATTATGATTCAGCTATGTAACTAAACTTTAGTGGGAGGGAAATTGGAAGTAGAGGTTATTTATAGAAGAATCTACTAATGGATCCATGTCTAGAGTTCAAGTTTAGATTATTATTATTCACAGTGGTGCATTATACATAAGCTAGATACTTGGCCTTGCTGTACTTATGTAATTAACTAGGTGGTTCTTCATTTGTTTTCCAGGCTTCATTCATCTGTGGCAAGCTCTAACCAGGCAGAAATATGTGGTTCTATAAAGGAAGTTGAAGCAATATTGGAACAAGTACTACTAATTAAATTACTCAAGATTTCCATGTTTTAAAATTCTATGAAATTAATTCTACCTGATATAGAGGGGTTCTACTCCATTGGGTTGCTTGGAGTTGAGTAGTTTTTGGGAGAGAATGTAATCCTCAGTTTTGGAGTTTGTTTATGTATTGTTGGATGATTTGGACAGAGTTGTTTAATGAAATGTATAATCACTATAATGAGATTGTGATTAGTATTCTCTTGTCTTTTAATTTGATTTCTGTTCTTATTCTTTTTGTCTATGCATTGaattatgaaaaataaataaataatgatgatgatgagctatGGGCACAGATGTAGAAAGCGTCCTCAGTTTGGTGCAATGTATTTGTATAATTGTATAGTATTTGTAGTGTATTGTAGTTTAAGAAACCATGGGCCTCATTGTGTTATTTGGGGACACATGAGTATGAAATATGTGTGCCATTTAGCAATAGGAACACTAGCAATAGGCACACATATGATATGTGTCTCTATAGCTCAATGGAGACACATATTTGTCCCTATAGGTATCAAAAGGCACACATGTTATGTGTCCCCTTAGGccctttttctagtagtgtgcaCTTCTAACTTTCAACGGTAGTGAGAAACAGAACTGCATGACTAGTTGAGTGAAGATGAAGTAACAATCTTAAGGAATCCTCTATCCACACATCTAGCCTTGAGCACGTACTATATAAACTTCTACAACATGCACAGTTCAAGCAGAGCTACTACAGGCCCATATCGCTAAGATCCTTGAGAAACAAGAAATATTACAAGCATGCTTTCTCCTCAGGCAGTGTTGGGAAATGGTGGCACTCGGCCACCGCCACCGACTGCTCAAGATGTACGTGGCCGGCCAAATGACATGGAAAACCCTGGTAGTGTTGGGAAAGCTGAATGATACTCTTCTCTGTTCCGGTCTttgcagatatatatatatatatatagggcccttccactaagggatttcttttttggtcttttatagggatagggcattagaccaacttttcgatcacatttcggcatcttaaccgttcagtttttaggtcataatgtggatatcacttctgcaaattttcagccaaattgattatcgttacgGCATTCAAAACGGCcacttaagattataagtatgaacggttcaagtttgacagatttggtttgtccatttatttaatctagtttgataccttaatgatcaccgatttggctaaAAATATGCTGAAATGATCTACATATTagcacctaaaaactgaacggttgagatgctaaaatgtgattgaaaagttggtctaatgtcatatccctagaaaagacaaaaaaaaaaaggatcccttagtggaagggccctctatatgtgtgtgtgtgtgaaagcAAGAACTCAAATTAAAATTCATGTCAATATGAATCTCTAATGTCCAACTCACAATCATGATATGGAGCATGGTGCACCCAGAACACAACCCATATCTCAATGAATCTTCCTCTTGAAATTTcacccaaaaacaaaagaatgatttgatattaattttctttttgataaTGAACAAAAATTGCAAGGAAGATCTTTACCCAGATCGCACGTACGACAATAAAGTTTCAAGCATACTTTAATTCTTGCCATATACCAGTCGGCAATGGTGATAGAAGTCTTGATTGTGAAAGAGCTTTAATCTTAATCACATGAATTTCTTTTTTAGTCAACGGTGAACTAACGTCAAATGTTTAACATTTGTTGTTtagattatttttgtttttgtttttttttaaaggggtttaGAACCCAGTCAAGTTGAGAGGCTCATGTTATTAtttaggactaatttcagtttacccccctgaggttaggggtcgtcatcatgttagtccctctagtttcaatttaatcagtaacactcttgtactctccaaattcatcagccgtgtccaattttggACTTCCGTCCAAATTAGACGTTAAATCTGTTATGTGGGCCCCTTTTAGGGggcaaaatggtaattttgagctccaaattatatataaaaaaaaaaaatctgtttgctcttttttttttttttttttttttttttctgtttcttcgttgttttttttttttccttccttcttttctttctttattttctctttctcttctcttttttttttctttttctttttatctcttcttcctccttcgtGTCTTCTTCTTTCTGCTGGGGGATAGCCGGCTGCACTTCTTCGTGTCTTCTTCCTCCTTGGGATCTAAGAAAATGAACCCTTCAGTGAGTTTCATTTGCTTTAAGAGAGACTTACAGTGAGTTTGAATCGTTTTGAGTTGCTGACAAAGATCGAAACTTTTTGGCTCAATTTCTAGCTGGGTTTATATGAGCCTTCCATGATGATGAGAGATCTTATTAGAATCAGCATGATTAGGCAGATCTACAAGAAATAGTAAAGAGGGAAATTGAAACCCATGCCTTACCTGGGAATTTCGCATCTTGAATTTCATAAATGAGGTTGTGAGAAAGAGGGAAATCAGAACGAATCAAAGAAGCAAAGCAAAAGGGGGCTTagagttttgattttgatgtgTTCGTGAGGATTGTGAATGTTGCTGCAATTTTGATTAAATGGGTTTCAATGAATGGAGGTAAGAAGGCTTGCAGgcggaagaagaaggaacaaaaaagtCAATGTGTTTGATATGAGCCTTCTTCCCCAGACCGGCCTCCAACCAGCCCTCCCCCTCCAGACCGGTCTCACCTCACCGGCCAACACCCACACCCGGCCCAACCTCGCGCCTGCCCACCACCGCAGCCCACCCGGCCCCCTCGCTAGCAGCCTACCTGCAGCGCCTCCGCGCAACTGCAACAGCGCACGCCCAGCAGCAGCAGCACTACCTTCGATCCAGCCCGATTCTGGCACTATTCCGGCCGGACCGCCTTCGTCTTCCTCCAGCACCACGCCTGCACAGCCCGCCTCCAGCCGACTATCCCCCAGTAGAAAGAAGAAGACacgaaggaggaagaagagataaaaagaaaaagaaaaaaaaaagagaagagaaagagaaaaataaagaaagaaaagaaggaaggaaaaaaaaaaaacacaacgaagaaacagaaaaaaaaaaaaaaaaaaaaaaaaaaaaaaggaaacagatttttttttttatataatttggagctcaaaattaccattttgccCCCTAAAAGGGGCCCACATAACAGATTTAACGTCTAATTTGGACGGAAGtccaaaaattggacacggctgatgaatttggagagtacaagggtgttactgattaaattgaaactagagggactaacatgctgacgacccctaacctcaagggggtaaactgaaattagtcctattATTTATTTCATAATGACGCATCGGGGGGGCGAAGACGTAATACCTGAACCTAGCGCTCATATTAGCATTACATGAATCCTAATAGAGAACATCCTGTAAGAAAGCTGCGCCTATTTTAAAGACAGATCACAAACATGACCTAAACTAGCAAAGTGGGCTAATCTATCAGTCACACTATTTGCTTCTCTATAGATATGTCGAATTACAATAGCATCAAACTCATGTAAataatctttacaatcatctGTAATACGACTAACCTCAGAATAGTCCTTACCTTGCCGGTTTAGAGCAGTCACCAAAATGTAAGAATCGCTTTCCAATTCAATCTCCTTCCATCCTTGATGGATAGCCAGCAATAATCCTGCTCTACGAGCTTCGGCTTCACAGTGAATGGCTGAGCTCACATGAGGTAGGAAGCCGGACCATGCACCCTTAAAGCTTCCGGAATCATCCCGTACTATAACTCCAAATCCCCCACTTCGAGAATCACTCCTATAAGCTCCatcaatattttattttaagtcTACCTCGTGGTGGGAAAATCCACTTAGCAACCTTACTTCTCCTACCCTTATTTGCCATATTCAAATGATGGAGTCGCTGATATTCATCCAATAAATTTGTTGACCATACAGCAGCATGCATAGTCAAATAGAACAAAGGCAAAGAAAAAGTTTGGGAATTTATGATGTATCTTGATTTCTCCAAAAATAGAGTATATATACAAAGTATGCAGAAACCTAATAGGAAAGTGATTACCTAATTACATCGTAATATACTCCCCCTTAACTACATAACATTCTAAATAATtacacaatcctaattacataacAATTTCTACAATCAAGGGATACAATTAAGGAGTGACTCagtccaacactccccctcaagttggagcatatAGATCACgtatgcccaacttgtcaagtgagtcataaaatgcTCTACTAGATATTTCCTTTGTGAGAATGTCTGCCAACTACTCCTCAGAAGGTACAAAGGGAAAAGAAATAATTTGCTGATCcaacttctctttaatgaaatgtctaTCAACTTCCACATGTTTAGTTCTATCATGCTGGACAGgattatgagcaatttcaaCTGTAGCTTTGTTATCACAAAACAAGGGCATGGCCTTTTTCTGTTTGAATCCCAAATCCCTCAACAAATGCCTCAACCATaacatctcacaaactccacGGGCCATTCCTTTATATTCTGCTTTAGCACTAGAGCGGGCCACCACTTTCTGCTTCTTACTCCAAGTAACCAAATTCCCACCAACAAACGTAAAGTAGCTAGAGGTGGATCTCCTATCAGTTATACAACCTGCCCAATTTGCGTCTGTATACCCCAAAACGTCCAAATGGCTATGCTTAGAGAATACCAGCCCCTTGCCTGGGGCAGActtcaaatacctcaaaattctAATCACAGCTTCCATATGGGCCTCACTaggattatgcataaactgactctgtaataccccggaaaatccaaattaaattccgtggatttttagaaatgatttcacgatagtgggagcgagtacgaggctcggagaagttgtggaattagttcgaacgattttattttcgaaaacgaacgtttttagggggtcaacaaagttgactttttatacgttcaaaatttgggaaaacttccttcatgaaagttgtagagctcgtcgatacgagttcgtggacatgtggaacgcaatattcggagttcgtatgattaagttatgaatttttgaaaattgggaattttctataaataggaaaattctgattttatttttcattcaaggacaaaaaattcctttttttgcggaatagtcccccccccctctctctctctctctcgcgcaaagCCCTCCCCACgcttgccgacccgccgacccgacccgactccagcggcgccgtcgctcgtcctccggccacgacccggccctccccgaggtcgcctcgagccgcccagccgctccctgccaccgccttgccccgccgctgcccccagatggagatcgaagccccccccgaagctagaacccgacccgaccggaaaaccacttttccggcgttgcacgggccgatcctccccattttcgtgatctcctcctccccctgattatccccatgtaagcctttcatcacgattttgtgtatagaacgctagatcatggtttgactttttcgacgtccctgatttaatctgaatctgatcagacgcacgagattaatccaacttcaacgcttgatctaggacgatctaggccaaaccagacttagctccaggtatggaagtcgatcaccctttcattttgaaccagtttgtagttggtcactttgccatctgaggtggttgaccggcgttgaccgccgcgttgaccgcccactgaccaccgcttgtggcggcgcatcagaccatatttcgagttttcattatctaggcgatgatctatgcatccatacgagcgttttgatatataacatggtcatgttagaaaaagttgataaatagtggattttcgttttgacgttactatttaacgtttttacgtttatcttcggtttacgatctgtgaagatctgaccatcggttttgcttcaattttggatatgttgatcgtatgactgtcccggtgactttgtgaggtcacgggcgaagatccgaccgttggatcttcgtataattgagaaatagtgattcggaaggcgattcgtgagaatctgaccgtcggattttcatataattttgtggagatgttagtaaaggcaattcaggaagatctgaccgttggatcttcgtgataattttggaggatgatcctaaaggcgatccgtgaggatccgaccgttggatcatcattaaattcagatccgaccgttggatcatcgtttaatttgaatctgagcgttggatcgtcgtttaattacatatttgagttgttggctaagtcaagatcattattggactaggtgattgacggtttgagttggtggacgattgtggatcgtattttgagctgaattgaagacgcagcgggattatcgaggtgagtaaacctcacgtggttcatattacgaacccaatacaattaattgctttattttgttgcaatcatatgaactattgttggtgttactagacattcctgtgtgaatgtctgtatatatattattacgtgaaataatatgtattgttggagttgtgttgagttattgttgagaaacaatatattgtgagaagtattgagtttattgttgagaaacaatatattgtgagaggtattgagtttattgttgagaaacaatatattgtgagaggtgttgagttttattgttgaggaacaataaattgttgtgatctgtggagatcactaggtcacgaggtgaccatggcatctattagtgaatcacgctctcgtaccgggctggtggttattaatagtattaaatcgtaatcacgtctgtggccggacgagtggttacgttcagttagagctctagtctgtctgccaaatgtggagtgaccttatgagtgaaattgagagtaactcataagtgtcaatatatatatggtaaccttatgagggaaattgagagtaactcataagggtctatatatatatatgagtctgtctaccaaatgttgggaaatcttatgagctaaattgagagtaactcataagtgtctacatatatatatgagagtgagtgatcttatgagctaaattgagagtaactcataagtgtctatatatatatatatgagagtgagaaagtaacgtgggtttgtggtagtcttgaaatctaataaatcaacagttctttcttgtttactcatactggctgtaaaaagcttaccgggttttgtgttgttgcaactcccggtacactattcaaattgtgtagcgggtaatcctacaggacaggagaaccaggacggtgatcgcgcggttagagcaattgttagagttttacaacaattgtaagttgtgaggtgtgttatgctcatttgagctttataatatattgtgagagtgaattgtaataatgaactcgaagtttcgagatttggattttgtaattgtaattattcaggtttcggatttgaatttatcattcaaaatccggggcgtgacagtttggtatcagagcgtaaggtgcatatttggtgatgtgtcaataccttccgagtgatggcccgtctgcagcggatccccatcgtgtgctcttcggtattggctaagtcattgggtatgcgtgagtgttgggagttgtttaggccgctaggtcgtttagggaacgtgaatacattccctatagtattgacttggttaatatgaatttgtatttgacttatactgtgttttaagtgttatacaagtattagccaagcatactatactccttaggtgatggatattcgaaagggttgtacttagaaccttacagttgtcttgtaggttcgtatgggaataagttcagtggccgcgagttacaatccttgaggaataggaacctcttgattcaactctgttaagtcaacgaggattgttttatggaaatgaggttcttttgattgttgaagtgtttggttgaaggcatggtctggacctatgctcgtctgtaatgtggatacgagtattaatcgatggtaattttgcctttttaagttggatatactaatgttcttgaatagattcttgactcatgtggagttgtgagtagtgttgcggttagggaaggaattattgcggttacttcttccttgtgcttgtaagttgttaagcagggtttaaggtgcgagacaagaattttattttgtgctcgatggttagagatgagagaccattgttttgggttgtcgttgagtactataattccttcagaatcaagattgttggtagaattggaattagtagtagttttggtgattctgaatttgaattgagttcgcgagatgtgtcttatatacgtggttgatgttacttgcatcattttggaacgatacgttacgattcataaggaaaactggatttgaaatttattcatttgaacaccatgggttgatgacctgaccgtgacttgtgaatatagttttgttcaagtgaatgaaattgaattttgtggcctttgtgtggtgaactagttttcttaagttttggatcgtagtatggagatgggctgcagtgaatttgaagttgttgtgtgttttaagtttaagtaggcgggacacttaaagttttgcaatggagttgattttggtgtaattaattgggagagttagaatcagttcttgtgaatgatgttggatgagagtgtgtgcctttggtgattgattttaggtgttatagttaaacgcaatttcggatattgattttagtgattttgttaggtatccatagtggttcaagtgaattactatgtgatatggagtttgatttgatttctgaatcgctaaatgttagggattgaattgtggtgagtttttgttgaagcaattgatagatggaattatcgagattctataagagttgtaagagtaactctaaaaacgtgggtttttcctagctaactcaggatgtgtttagctttataaatccctaatcctatcgatgaaattgttgtgtttggtttgactcagaggatactagctagacctcgatgtgacttaattgattgttggattctttttgagtgattgtttttattgcatcattatgtaagatgtgtgcagtagagttgtttatggttttgaaaatagtattgggtgaccaaggttcgatccttggtgttgttgttggttaaacaaaaagaagaaacaacatgCACACTatcttattgatttattattacaaaaaggaaattggaactacgctatactaagcctaatcagtagctccggatgggttgaggctgagctcaagagaaactggagatccacggttgtaaccgcctgagccaccgaaatagtaatcatgtgcactaccttcctcggaagtagtcttcaggttaccaaagacgtcctcgccgtgcacggggaacagaggaagagtttgaacctcctggtgatctcctcctcgttgttgcagggatgtttgtcctcctgttgtgccaaaagagttgtactggtattagtattgaagggtgaggaagaatatgaaacaaaatttaaatcaagaaatccttcattaccagtagaatcggtggaaccaaaattgagattaatggatctaccatcatcagtagaactagtggacccaaaattgatgtcaatggatccaccagctggcccaaaattgatgtcgatggatccaccagcaccagtagaaccagtggacccaaaattgagatcaatggatccaccagtaccaggagaactagttcccatgggcacttgagcagcctgattgcgcctcttcatctgcttctctcgagccctgacattctggaaccaaaaataaatgttcttgccctcaacctgtccatactgttgcagctggagacagatctcgtgaatctgctctgtagttggggtcttaactcccttgtcgtagtaaagatccctgaggatccttatttgatctggagtaggaacccacctggcacggcttcgccagaaatccgtgttggcactactcccggctgcttggttgtttcctccatcctcgatttgttgttgggtttgtagctccatcagttgcagagttcgtggttccatggtgatgggttgaggggatgtgaagatcgaagagtaaagttgtcgagtgtttgaaggagtt harbors:
- the LOC133727953 gene encoding uncharacterized protein LOC133727953 isoform X2 — protein: MERDQFPSTQSFHFQFSDPIRGQQHSMEHGRELEILETNSRERVEIEQVLNLDLEVIKKAITSGFIHLWQALTRQKYVVL
- the LOC133727953 gene encoding uncharacterized protein LOC133727953 isoform X1, whose translation is MDNGWCLLTGGICCAALRPRGRSTISGSLPLVLSLRNPQGLQYVLGYLSLLLLKRFHFQFSDPIRGQQHSMEHGRELEILETNSRERVEIEQVLNLDLEVIKKAITSGFIHLWQALTRQKYVVL